From Microcebus murinus isolate Inina chromosome 15, M.murinus_Inina_mat1.0, whole genome shotgun sequence, the proteins below share one genomic window:
- the DUSP22 gene encoding dual specificity protein phosphatase 22 isoform X5, with amino-acid sequence MLEGVKYLCIPAADSPSQNLTRHFKESIKFIHECRLCGEGCLVHCLAGVSRSVTLVIAYIMTVTDFGWEDALHTVRAGRSCANPNLGFQRQLQEFEEHEVHQYRQWLKEEYGESPLRDAEEARNILGKYKEQGRVESQPGARRWSSFPVLPPLAYSNYTTET; translated from the exons GGAGTTAAATACCTGTGCATTCCGGCAGCAGATTCACCATCTCAAAACct gACAAGACATTTCAAAGAAAGTATTAAATTCATTCACGAGTGCCGACTCTGCGGTGAGGGCTGTCTTGTACACTG cctggccGGGGTCTCCAGGAGTGTGACGCTGGTGATTGCATACATCATGACAGTCACGGACTTCGGCTGGGAGGACGCCCTGCACACCGTGCGTGCAGGGAGATCCTGTGCCAACCCTAACCTGGGCTTCCAGAGGCAGCTTCAGGAGTTTGAGGAGCATGAAGTTCACCAG TACCGGCAGTGGCTGAAGGAAGAGTATGGAGAGAGCCCTCTGCGGGATGCAGAAGAAGCCAGAAACATTCTGGGTAAATATAAAGAGCAAGGGCGCGTGGAGTCCCAGCCTGGTGCACGGCGGTGGAGCAGCTTTCCGGTCCTGCCCCCTCTGGCCTACAGCAACTATACAACGGAGACCTGA